One segment of Panicum virgatum strain AP13 chromosome 1K, P.virgatum_v5, whole genome shotgun sequence DNA contains the following:
- the LOC120704611 gene encoding mitogen-activated protein kinase kinase kinase 3-like isoform X2: MPFWWPGRRSSRPSSKRRDAGHSASACCSPRHSVDAVSPTAYAPAGASPSDQWEWAWARGLVTPAPRRGADRAGGAGAAPISPCGGSGGGSGAGRAAAARGLPLPRPVHRSAPQLLAPSSHAVDAPSAAAARGGSPVSSGSSSESDEAADKRNHRYTDSTIYPGARTMPPDELKCMVEDKHLVSSSAPREHHKFFDVPVREVHLNNLEASTSRASLHGRSFHKDTRHARTRSLSPRKHAFASSYASPGDHGFSPRSTVKRMDDLKRLSQPLPRPPASIRSSLTASIQSQSEWKRGKLLGSGTFGQVYLGFNSENGKFCAIKEVQVILDDSKSKERLRQLNQEVDILRQLSHQNIVQYYGSELTDDALSIYLEYVSGGSIHKLLRDYGPFKEPVIRNYTRQILSGLAYLHGRKTVHRDIKGANILVGPNGEVKLADFGVAKHITSYTEIHSFRGSPYWMAPEVIMNKNGYSLEVDIWSLGCTVIEMGTGRHPWHPHEDVPAMFKIVNTKDIPEIPESFSKEGKDFLSLCLKRDPAQRPSATLLLGHPFVQDHQDVRVTKCNITQLRNGLSLPAEAYNKKSIKEPSLKRSIAPLQGLGGLRARGFTGFSSAYPSPNKTSSRIDVRANMSLPVSPCSSPLRRVKQSNWSCVASPSHPAFSSGSAAYNPVSYMQSQMRRSDPVPDPWCDIGERPQSPYGSPKRL, translated from the exons ATGCCCTTCTGGTGGCCGGGGAGGAGGTCCTCCAGGCCGAGCTCCAAGCGCAGGGACGCCGGCCACTCCGCCTCGGCTTGCTGCTCGCCGCGCCACTCCGTCGACGCCGTCTCCCCTACCGCCTACGCGCCCGCCGGCGCGTCGCCGTCGGACCAGTGGGAGTGGGCCTGGGCGCGCGGCCTCGTCaccccggcgccgcggcggggcgccgacagggccggcggcgccggcgccgcccctatCTCGccgtgcggcggcagcggcggcggctcgggggCGGGCAGAGCGGCCGCCGCCCGGGGCTTGCCGCTCCCCCGGCCCGTGCACCGTTCCGCGCCGCAGCTCCTGGCGCCCTCCTCCCACGCGGTTGATGCgccttccgcggcggcggcgcgcgggggctcGCCGGTGTCGAGCGGGAGCTCGTCGGAGTCAGACGAGGCGGCGGACAAACGAAATCACAG GTATACAGATTCAACTATCTATCCTGGAGCAAGAACCATGCCACCTGATGAACTTAAGTGCATGGTGGAAGATAAACACCTCGTTTCAAGTAGTGCTCCACGTGAGCACCATAAGTTTTTTGATGTGCCTGTCAGAGAAGTGCATTTGAATAACCTTGAAGCTTCAACAAGTAGGGCCTCATTGCATGGTAGAAGTTTTCATAAGGATACACGTCATGCGAGAACAAGGAGTCTTTCCCCAAGAAAGCATGCTTTTGCTTCCAGTTATGCAAGTCCAGGAGATCATGGGTTTAGTCCAAGGTCAACAGTTAAGAGGATGGATGATCTGAAGCGTCTGTCTCAACCCTTGCCTCGTCCACCAGCTTCCATTCGTTCATCTCTCACTGCTTCCATCCAATCCCAGTCAGAGTGGAAAAGGGGGAAGCTGCTAGGTAGCGGCACATTTGGTCAGGTTTACCTTGGATTCAACAG TGAAAATGGGAAGTTTTGCGCAATAAAGGAGGTACAAGTTATTTTGGATGATTCAAAGTCAAAAGAACGGCTCAGACAATTGAATCAG GAAGTAGATATTCTTAGACAACTCTCACACCAAAACATTGTGCAATACTACGGAAGTGAACTG ACTGATGATGCACTCTCCATCTATCTTGAATATGTTTCTGGAGGTTCGATCCATAAATTACTTAGAGATTATGGTCCTTTTAAAGAACCTGTGATTCGTAACTATACTCGGCAGATTCTTTCTGGACTTGCATACTTGCATGGTAGGAAAACTGTGCACAG AGACATAAAAGGAGCAAACATACTTGTTGGCCCAAATGGAGAAGTCAAACTTGCTGATTTTGGCGTGGCTAAACAT ATAACATCTTATACCGAAATACACTCGTTTAGAGGAAGCCCATACTGGATGGCTCCTGAG GTCATAATGAACAAAAATGGGTACAGTCTTGAAGTTGATATCTGGAGCCTTGGGTGCACAGTTATTGAAATGGGAACTGGGAGGCATCCTTGGCATCCACATGAAGAT GTACCTGCAATGTTTAAGATAGTTAACACTAAAGATATACCAGAAATCCCAGAGAGTTTCTCTAAAGAAGGGAAAGATTTCCTGAGTTTGTGCTTGAAGCGTGATCCCGCTCAGCGCCCCTCTGCAACTCTGTTGCTGGGTCATCCTTTTGTTCAAGACCATCAAGACGTAAGAGTGACCAAATGCAATATTACTCAGTTGAGAAATGGACTATCTTTACCCGCAGAGGCATATAATAAAAAG TCCATCAAAGAACCTTCATTGAAGAGAAGCATTGCTCCTCTGCAAGGCCTTGGAGGATTAAGAGCGCGAGGTTTCACAGGGTTTTCCTCAGCATATCCTTCGCCCAACAAGACCTCCAG CCGTATTGATGTGAGAGCAAACATGTCTCTCCCAGTGTCACCATGCTCAAGCCCGTTACGACGGGTGAAGCAATCAAACTGGAGCTGCGTTGCTTCTCCATCGCACCCGGCATTCTCATCAGGATCTGCAGCCTACAACCCAGTCAGTTACATGCAGAGCCAGATGAGGCGAAGCGACCCAGTTCCAGATCCTTGGTGTGACATCGGCGAGAGACCACAAAGCCCATATGGCTCCCCAAAGAGATTATGA
- the LOC120704611 gene encoding mitogen-activated protein kinase kinase kinase 3-like isoform X1 — MPFWWPGRRSSRPSSKRRDAGHSASACCSPRHSVDAVSPTAYAPAGASPSDQWEWAWARGLVTPAPRRGADRAGGAGAAPISPCGGSGGGSGAGRAAAARGLPLPRPVHRSAPQLLAPSSHAVDAPSAAAARGGSPVSSGSSSESDEAADKRNHRYTDSTIYPGARTMPPDELKCMVEDKHLVSSSAPREHHKFFDVPVREVHLNNLEASTSRASLHGRSFHKDTRHARTRSLSPRKHAFASSYASPGDHGFSPRSTVKRMDDLKRLSQPLPRPPASIRSSLTASIQSQSEWKRGKLLGSGTFGQVYLGFNSENGKFCAIKEVQVILDDSKSKERLRQLNQEVDILRQLSHQNIVQYYGSELTDDALSIYLEYVSGGSIHKLLRDYGPFKEPVIRNYTRQILSGLAYLHGRKTVHRDIKGANILVGPNGEVKLADFGVAKHITSYTEIHSFRGSPYWMAPEVIMNKNGYSLEVDIWSLGCTVIEMGTGRHPWHPHEDVPAMFKIVNTKDIPEIPESFSKEGKDFLSLCLKRDPAQRPSATLLLGHPFVQDHQDVRVTKCNITQLRNGLSLPAEAYNKKSIKEPSLKRSIAPLQGLGGLRARGFTGFSSAYPSPNKTSSSRIDVRANMSLPVSPCSSPLRRVKQSNWSCVASPSHPAFSSGSAAYNPVSYMQSQMRRSDPVPDPWCDIGERPQSPYGSPKRL; from the exons ATGCCCTTCTGGTGGCCGGGGAGGAGGTCCTCCAGGCCGAGCTCCAAGCGCAGGGACGCCGGCCACTCCGCCTCGGCTTGCTGCTCGCCGCGCCACTCCGTCGACGCCGTCTCCCCTACCGCCTACGCGCCCGCCGGCGCGTCGCCGTCGGACCAGTGGGAGTGGGCCTGGGCGCGCGGCCTCGTCaccccggcgccgcggcggggcgccgacagggccggcggcgccggcgccgcccctatCTCGccgtgcggcggcagcggcggcggctcgggggCGGGCAGAGCGGCCGCCGCCCGGGGCTTGCCGCTCCCCCGGCCCGTGCACCGTTCCGCGCCGCAGCTCCTGGCGCCCTCCTCCCACGCGGTTGATGCgccttccgcggcggcggcgcgcgggggctcGCCGGTGTCGAGCGGGAGCTCGTCGGAGTCAGACGAGGCGGCGGACAAACGAAATCACAG GTATACAGATTCAACTATCTATCCTGGAGCAAGAACCATGCCACCTGATGAACTTAAGTGCATGGTGGAAGATAAACACCTCGTTTCAAGTAGTGCTCCACGTGAGCACCATAAGTTTTTTGATGTGCCTGTCAGAGAAGTGCATTTGAATAACCTTGAAGCTTCAACAAGTAGGGCCTCATTGCATGGTAGAAGTTTTCATAAGGATACACGTCATGCGAGAACAAGGAGTCTTTCCCCAAGAAAGCATGCTTTTGCTTCCAGTTATGCAAGTCCAGGAGATCATGGGTTTAGTCCAAGGTCAACAGTTAAGAGGATGGATGATCTGAAGCGTCTGTCTCAACCCTTGCCTCGTCCACCAGCTTCCATTCGTTCATCTCTCACTGCTTCCATCCAATCCCAGTCAGAGTGGAAAAGGGGGAAGCTGCTAGGTAGCGGCACATTTGGTCAGGTTTACCTTGGATTCAACAG TGAAAATGGGAAGTTTTGCGCAATAAAGGAGGTACAAGTTATTTTGGATGATTCAAAGTCAAAAGAACGGCTCAGACAATTGAATCAG GAAGTAGATATTCTTAGACAACTCTCACACCAAAACATTGTGCAATACTACGGAAGTGAACTG ACTGATGATGCACTCTCCATCTATCTTGAATATGTTTCTGGAGGTTCGATCCATAAATTACTTAGAGATTATGGTCCTTTTAAAGAACCTGTGATTCGTAACTATACTCGGCAGATTCTTTCTGGACTTGCATACTTGCATGGTAGGAAAACTGTGCACAG AGACATAAAAGGAGCAAACATACTTGTTGGCCCAAATGGAGAAGTCAAACTTGCTGATTTTGGCGTGGCTAAACAT ATAACATCTTATACCGAAATACACTCGTTTAGAGGAAGCCCATACTGGATGGCTCCTGAG GTCATAATGAACAAAAATGGGTACAGTCTTGAAGTTGATATCTGGAGCCTTGGGTGCACAGTTATTGAAATGGGAACTGGGAGGCATCCTTGGCATCCACATGAAGAT GTACCTGCAATGTTTAAGATAGTTAACACTAAAGATATACCAGAAATCCCAGAGAGTTTCTCTAAAGAAGGGAAAGATTTCCTGAGTTTGTGCTTGAAGCGTGATCCCGCTCAGCGCCCCTCTGCAACTCTGTTGCTGGGTCATCCTTTTGTTCAAGACCATCAAGACGTAAGAGTGACCAAATGCAATATTACTCAGTTGAGAAATGGACTATCTTTACCCGCAGAGGCATATAATAAAAAG TCCATCAAAGAACCTTCATTGAAGAGAAGCATTGCTCCTCTGCAAGGCCTTGGAGGATTAAGAGCGCGAGGTTTCACAGGGTTTTCCTCAGCATATCCTTCGCCCAACAAGACCTCCAG CAGCCGTATTGATGTGAGAGCAAACATGTCTCTCCCAGTGTCACCATGCTCAAGCCCGTTACGACGGGTGAAGCAATCAAACTGGAGCTGCGTTGCTTCTCCATCGCACCCGGCATTCTCATCAGGATCTGCAGCCTACAACCCAGTCAGTTACATGCAGAGCCAGATGAGGCGAAGCGACCCAGTTCCAGATCCTTGGTGTGACATCGGCGAGAGACCACAAAGCCCATATGGCTCCCCAAAGAGATTATGA